A portion of the Streptomyces coeruleoprunus genome contains these proteins:
- a CDS encoding endonuclease I family protein translates to MSSPIPRFVRRWKIPVIAAALLVGTAAPAASAAPAGVEGAQTAATVTAYDDTYYQGAIGKSGTALKSALHTIISDQSKISYSAVWEALKVTDQDPNNTGNVILLYSGVSRSKSLSGGNTGNWNREHVWAQSHGDFGTSAGPGTDLHHLRPEDVTVNSIRGNKDFDWGGSAVSGTYTSYTDSNSFEPRNAVKGDVARMILYMAVRYEGGDGWPNLEPNDSVNNGSTPYHGRLSVLKQWNEQDPPDAFEQRRNEVIYGTYQHNRNPFIDHPEWVEAIW, encoded by the coding sequence ATGTCCTCGCCAATCCCGCGCTTCGTGCGCCGCTGGAAGATCCCGGTCATCGCCGCCGCGCTCCTCGTCGGCACCGCCGCGCCCGCCGCCTCGGCGGCACCGGCCGGTGTGGAGGGCGCGCAGACCGCCGCCACCGTCACCGCGTACGACGACACCTACTACCAGGGCGCCATCGGCAAGTCCGGTACGGCCCTCAAGAGCGCGCTGCACACGATCATCAGCGACCAGAGCAAGATCTCGTACTCCGCGGTCTGGGAAGCGCTGAAGGTCACCGATCAGGACCCGAACAACACCGGCAACGTGATCCTGCTCTACTCCGGCGTCTCCCGCAGCAAGTCCCTGAGCGGCGGCAACACCGGGAACTGGAACCGCGAGCACGTGTGGGCCCAGTCGCACGGCGACTTCGGCACCTCGGCCGGCCCGGGCACCGACCTGCACCACCTGCGCCCCGAGGACGTGACCGTCAACAGCATCCGCGGCAACAAGGACTTCGACTGGGGCGGCTCCGCCGTCAGCGGTACGTACACCAGCTACACCGACTCCAACTCCTTCGAGCCGCGCAACGCCGTCAAGGGCGACGTCGCCCGCATGATCCTCTACATGGCCGTCCGCTACGAGGGCGGTGACGGCTGGCCCAACCTGGAGCCCAACGACTCCGTGAACAACGGCAGCACGCCGTACCACGGCCGTCTGTCCGTGCTGAAGCAGTGGAACGAGCAGGACCCGCCGGACGCCTTCGAGCAGCGCCGCAACGAGGTCATCTACGGCACCTACCAGCACAACCGCAACCCGTTCATCGACCACCCGGAGTGGGTCGAGGCGATCTGGTGA